Proteins co-encoded in one Ruegeria sp. YS9 genomic window:
- a CDS encoding IS5 family transposase (programmed frameshift), protein MSDLYWLSDEQMAKLTPFFPKSHGKPRVDDKRVLSGIIFINRNGLRWRDAPAAYGPHKTLYSRWKRWSEKGIFARMMAGLAAEHGEQKTVMIDATYLKAHRTATSLAAKKGGRGRLIGRTKGGMNTKLHAICDSQGRPLNLFVTAGQVSDYIGARALLSSLPKVDWLLGDRGYDADWFREALQDKGIRACIPGRKQRKKAVRYDKRRYKRRNRIEIMFGRLKDWRRVATRYDRCPKVFLSAIALAALVIYWL, encoded by the exons ATGAGCGACCTTTACTGGCTGAGCGATGAGCAGATGGCCAAGCTTACCCCTTTTTTCCCGAAGTCGCACGGCAAGCCACGTGTCGATGACAAGCGCGTCCTGAGTGGGATTATCTTCATCAATCGCAATGGTTTGCGCTGGCGTGACGCTCCTGCCGCCTATGGTCCGCACAAGACGCTCTACAGCCGCTGGAAGCGCTGGAGCGAGAAAGGCATCTTTGCGCGGATGATGGCGGGTCTGGCCGCCGAACACGGCGAACAGAAGACCGTGATGATCGACGCGACCTACCTCAAGGCCCATCGAACAGCGACCAGTCTGGCCGCGA AAAAAGGGGGGCGTGGGCGCCTGATCGGTCGAACCAAAGGCGGCATGAACACCAAACTGCACGCCATCTGCGATAGCCAAGGCCGCCCACTCAACCTGTTCGTCACCGCCGGTCAGGTCAGCGACTACATCGGTGCGCGGGCGTTGCTCAGCAGCCTGCCAAAGGTCGACTGGCTGCTCGGGGATCGCGGTTACGATGCCGATTGGTTCCGGGAAGCGTTGCAAGACAAAGGGATACGCGCCTGCATCCCTGGACGAAAGCAGCGCAAGAAAGCCGTCAGATACGATAAGCGTCGATACAAACGCCGAAACCGGATCGAGATCATGTTCGGCAGGCTGAAGGATTGGCGGCGCGTGGCAACCCGCTACGACCGTTGCCCAAAGGTCTTCCTCTCTGCCATCGCTCTGGCCGCGCTCGTCATCTACTGGTTATGA
- the rpsJ gene encoding 30S ribosomal protein S10 has product MQSQNIRIRLKAFDYRVLDASTQEIVNTAKRTGANVRGPIPLPNKIEKFTVLRGPHVDKKSRDQFEIRTHKRLLDIVDPTPQTVDALMKLDLAAGVDVEIKLQS; this is encoded by the coding sequence ATGCAAAGCCAAAACATCCGTATTCGGCTGAAGGCATTTGACTATCGCGTTCTGGATGCCAGCACGCAAGAGATCGTCAACACTGCCAAGCGGACCGGCGCGAACGTGCGCGGCCCGATCCCGCTGCCGAACAAGATTGAGAAGTTCACGGTTCTCCGTGGCCCTCACGTTGACAAGAAATCCCGCGACCAGTTCGAGATCCGCACGCACAAGCGTCTGCTCGACATCGTTGATCCGACCCCCCAGACCGTTGACGCGCTGATGAAGCTCGACCTCGCTGCTGGTGTGGACGTCGAGATCAAGTTGCAGTCGTAA
- the rplC gene encoding 50S ribosomal protein L3, whose protein sequence is MRSGIIAKKVGMTRLFMEDGKQIPVTVLHLDNLQVVAQRTADKDGYTAVQLGAGAAKAKRTSKAMRGHYAAAKVEPKRKLAEFRVSEDGLIEVGAEISAEHFLEGQKVDVSGTSIGKGFAGAMKRHNFGGLRASHGVSISHRSHGSTGQCQDPGKVFKGKKMAGHMGAARVTTQNLEVVKTDAERGLVFIKGAVPGPKSGWVTVKDAVKKKAPEGLPFPAAVKSAASDAPAEEAPAEGGEA, encoded by the coding sequence ATGCGCTCTGGTATTATCGCAAAAAAAGTTGGCATGACCCGCCTGTTCATGGAAGACGGCAAGCAGATCCCTGTGACCGTTCTTCACTTGGACAACCTGCAGGTCGTTGCACAGCGCACCGCTGACAAAGACGGCTACACCGCCGTTCAGCTGGGTGCCGGTGCCGCCAAGGCAAAACGCACCTCGAAGGCCATGCGCGGCCACTATGCCGCTGCCAAGGTCGAGCCCAAGCGCAAGCTGGCCGAGTTCCGCGTCTCCGAAGATGGCCTGATCGAAGTGGGTGCCGAGATTTCGGCAGAACACTTCCTGGAAGGTCAGAAGGTTGACGTATCGGGCACATCGATCGGTAAAGGCTTTGCCGGTGCGATGAAGCGCCACAACTTCGGTGGCCTGCGCGCCTCGCACGGTGTCTCGATCTCGCACCGTTCGCACGGTTCGACCGGTCAGTGTCAGGACCCGGGCAAGGTTTTCAAAGGCAAGAAGATGGCCGGTCACATGGGTGCTGCCCGTGTCACCACCCAGAACCTGGAAGTCGTCAAAACCGACGCCGAGCGTGGTCTGGTCTTCATCAAAGGCGCCGTTCCCGGACCAAAATCGGGCTGGGTCACCGTCAAGGACGCCGTGAAGAAGAAAGCACCGGAAGGCCTGCCTTTCCCGGCTGCTGTGAAATCGGCTGCATCTGATGCACCTGCGGAAGAAGCTCCCGCGGAAGGTGGTGAAGCATGA
- the rplD gene encoding 50S ribosomal protein L4 — translation MKLDVIKLDGGKAGDIELNADLFGLEPRADILHRVVRWQRNNAQAGTHKVKTRSETSYSTKKIYRQKGTGGARHGDRNAPIFRKGGIYKGPTPRSHGHDLPKKFRKLGLRHALSAKAKAGELVVIENAEAEGKTAALAKQVANLGWKRALVIDGATVNEGFLKASRNIEGLDILPSMGANVYDILKRDTLVLTKAAVEALEARLK, via the coding sequence ATGAAACTTGATGTAATCAAACTGGACGGCGGCAAAGCCGGCGACATCGAGCTGAACGCCGATCTGTTCGGTCTCGAGCCTCGTGCGGACATCCTGCACCGTGTGGTCCGTTGGCAGCGCAACAACGCGCAGGCCGGCACCCACAAGGTCAAGACCCGCTCGGAAACCAGCTACTCGACCAAGAAGATCTATCGCCAGAAGGGCACCGGTGGCGCACGCCATGGTGACCGCAACGCGCCGATCTTCCGCAAGGGTGGTATCTACAAGGGCCCGACCCCTCGTTCGCACGGCCACGACCTGCCGAAAAAGTTCCGCAAGCTTGGCCTGCGCCACGCTCTGTCGGCCAAAGCCAAGGCAGGTGAACTGGTCGTGATCGAGAACGCCGAAGCCGAAGGCAAGACCGCCGCTCTGGCCAAACAGGTTGCAAACCTGGGCTGGAAACGTGCTCTGGTCATCGACGGCGCGACCGTGAACGAAGGTTTCCTGAAGGCGTCGCGCAACATCGAAGGTCTGGATATCCTGCCGTCGATGGGTGCAAACGTTTATGACATCCTCAAGCGTGACACTCTGGTGCTCACCAAAGCGGCTGTCGAAGCACTGGAGGCTCGACTGAAATGA
- a CDS encoding 50S ribosomal protein L23, whose protein sequence is MSAKAEHYDVIRKPIITEKSTMASENGAVVFEVAIDSNKPQIKEAVEALFGVKVKAVNTTVTKGKVKRFRGQLGKRKDVKKAYVTLEEGNTIDVSTGL, encoded by the coding sequence ATGAGCGCGAAGGCAGAACACTACGACGTGATCCGCAAGCCGATCATCACCGAAAAGTCGACCATGGCGTCCGAAAACGGCGCGGTTGTCTTCGAAGTGGCGATCGACAGCAACAAGCCACAGATCAAAGAGGCCGTTGAGGCACTGTTTGGTGTGAAGGTCAAAGCGGTGAACACCACCGTGACCAAAGGCAAGGTCAAGCGGTTCCGCGGCCAGTTGGGCAAGCGGAAAGACGTCAAGAAGGCCTATGTGACCCTGGAAGAGGGTAACACCATCGACGTGTCCACCGGTCTCTGA
- a CDS encoding DUF1127 domain-containing protein, with the protein MTTATLTHTGFNFGPRIKDMIERIKTARARAAEYQRTYSELQRLSNRELDDIGIRRCDIADIAHKHVYCS; encoded by the coding sequence ATGACAACCGCTACACTGACACATACCGGCTTCAACTTCGGCCCCCGGATCAAGGACATGATCGAACGGATCAAAACGGCGCGCGCCCGTGCCGCTGAGTATCAGCGCACCTATTCCGAGTTGCAGCGCCTGAGCAACCGTGAGTTGGACGATATCGGCATCCGCCGCTGCGACATCGCAGATATCGCGCATAAGCACGTTTACTGCTCATAA
- a CDS encoding antibiotic biosynthesis monooxygenase: MARIEELDKTVSLADQMQNEEGPVVLINLFTVDAEDEKALLEAWSHDADFMKAQPGYISTQLHQGIAGSSTFVNYAIWQDVKSFRDAFTHPEFQRRIADYPESAVARPHLLRKLAVENHCVA, from the coding sequence ATGGCTCGTATCGAAGAGTTGGACAAGACCGTCTCACTGGCGGACCAAATGCAGAACGAAGAAGGGCCGGTGGTTCTGATCAACCTGTTCACGGTGGACGCGGAAGACGAAAAAGCACTGCTTGAGGCATGGTCACATGATGCAGATTTCATGAAAGCCCAGCCAGGATACATCTCCACCCAGCTCCATCAGGGCATCGCGGGCAGTTCAACCTTTGTGAACTACGCGATCTGGCAGGACGTCAAAAGCTTTCGCGACGCGTTCACCCATCCTGAGTTCCAACGTCGGATTGCCGACTACCCGGAAAGCGCAGTGGCCCGGCCACATCTTCTTAGAAAACTCGCAGTCGAAAACCACTGCGTCGCCTGA
- a CDS encoding MarR family winged helix-turn-helix transcriptional regulator, giving the protein MDFEKENSAGYLVNHMARLFAKKLQQRIAPLGIVVGQFPILLELWVKDGVTQKDLLGKIDVEQATLANTLNRMERDGLIKRTKNPSDARAQLIWLTRKAAALRDSAYEAAMSVNADALQVLNEAERAQFMNAMRLIIKNMRSV; this is encoded by the coding sequence ATGGACTTTGAAAAAGAGAACTCGGCCGGATACCTGGTCAATCACATGGCGCGATTGTTTGCGAAAAAATTGCAGCAGCGCATTGCGCCGTTAGGTATCGTTGTCGGGCAATTCCCGATCTTGCTGGAGCTTTGGGTCAAAGACGGAGTGACGCAAAAAGATCTTCTTGGAAAAATCGATGTCGAACAGGCGACCCTAGCCAACACGCTCAATCGTATGGAGCGCGACGGATTGATCAAAAGAACAAAGAATCCCTCTGATGCCAGAGCTCAATTGATCTGGCTGACCCGGAAGGCAGCCGCGCTTCGTGACAGCGCCTACGAGGCCGCTATGAGCGTGAATGCTGATGCCCTACAGGTTTTGAACGAAGCTGAGCGCGCGCAATTCATGAATGCCATGAGATTGATAATCAAAAACATGCGTTCGGTTTGA
- the rpmD gene encoding 50S ribosomal protein L30, producing MAKTIVVKQIGSPIRRPAEQRATLIGLGLNKMHKTRELEDTPSVRGMINKIPHLVEIVEERG from the coding sequence ATGGCAAAAACCATCGTCGTCAAGCAGATCGGTTCCCCGATCCGCCGCCCCGCCGAACAGCGCGCAACCCTGATCGGCCTGGGCCTGAACAAGATGCACAAAACCCGCGAACTGGAAGATACCCCTTCGGTCCGCGGTATGATCAACAAGATCCCGCATCTGGTAGAGATCGTCGAAGAGCGCGGCTAA
- the rpsE gene encoding 30S ribosomal protein S5 translates to MAERDNRRGRGRDRDETPEFADRLVAINRVSKTVKGGKRFGFAALVVVGDQKGRVGFGKGKAKEVPEAIRKATEQAKRQMIRVQLREGRTLHHDIEGRHGAGKVVMRTAPEGTGIIAGGPMRAVFEMLGVKDVVSKSLGSQNPYNMIRATINGLQKEQSPRSVAARRGKKVADILPKRDEAPAAEAEA, encoded by the coding sequence ATGGCAGAACGTGATAACCGCCGGGGCCGTGGTCGTGACCGCGACGAAACTCCGGAATTCGCAGATCGCCTGGTTGCGATCAACCGTGTGTCGAAAACCGTAAAAGGTGGTAAGCGCTTTGGCTTCGCCGCTCTGGTGGTTGTCGGCGATCAGAAAGGCCGCGTGGGCTTTGGCAAGGGTAAAGCGAAAGAAGTACCTGAAGCCATCCGCAAGGCGACCGAACAAGCCAAGCGTCAGATGATCCGCGTGCAACTGCGCGAAGGTCGGACCCTGCACCACGATATCGAAGGCCGTCACGGCGCCGGTAAAGTGGTTATGCGCACCGCACCTGAAGGTACCGGTATCATCGCCGGTGGTCCGATGCGTGCCGTGTTCGAAATGCTGGGCGTCAAGGACGTGGTATCCAAGTCGCTGGGCTCGCAGAACCCGTACAACATGATCCGCGCCACCATCAACGGCCTGCAAAAAGAGCAGAGCCCGCGTTCGGTTGCCGCACGTCGTGGTAAAAAAGTTGCCGACATCCTGCCCAAGCGGGACGAAGCACCGGCTGCTGAAGCCGAAGCGTAA
- the rplR gene encoding 50S ribosomal protein L18 codes for MANSKRTLFLKRRLRVRNKLRKVNAGRPRLSVHRSNKNISVQLIDDVRGVTLASASTLEKDLGVVGKNNIDAATKVGAAIAERAKKAGVEEAYFDRGGFLFHGKVKALADAAREGGLKI; via the coding sequence ATGGCAAACAGCAAAAGAACCCTGTTTCTGAAGCGCCGCCTGCGCGTTCGGAACAAACTTCGCAAGGTCAACGCGGGTCGTCCGCGTCTGTCCGTGCACCGGTCGAACAAGAACATTTCTGTTCAGCTGATCGACGACGTGCGTGGCGTGACCCTGGCCTCGGCCTCGACCCTGGAAAAGGATCTGGGCGTTGTTGGCAAAAACAACATCGATGCGGCGACCAAAGTCGGCGCGGCCATCGCAGAGCGTGCCAAGAAGGCAGGCGTCGAAGAGGCCTATTTCGATCGTGGTGGCTTCCTGTTCCACGGCAAGGTGAAGGCACTGGCCGACGCTGCGCGTGAAGGTGGTCTGAAGATCTAA
- the rplF gene encoding 50S ribosomal protein L6 — MSRIGKKPVELPSGVSATVSGQTIEVKGPKGTRSFTATDDVTLSVEDNVVKIDPRGMSKRARQQWGMSRTMVANLVTGVTTGFKKELEIQGVGYRAQMQGNTLKLNLGYSHDVDFTAPEGVTITAPKQTEIVVEGIDQQLVGETAAKIREWRRPEPYKGKGIRYKGEFIFRKEGKKK, encoded by the coding sequence ATGTCTCGTATTGGTAAAAAGCCGGTCGAGCTGCCCAGCGGCGTTTCCGCCACTGTGTCGGGTCAGACCATCGAAGTGAAAGGTCCGAAAGGCACCCGCAGCTTTACCGCCACCGACGACGTAACGCTGTCGGTTGAAGACAACGTGGTTAAGATCGACCCCCGCGGCATGTCCAAACGTGCTCGCCAGCAGTGGGGCATGAGCCGCACCATGGTTGCCAACCTGGTAACCGGTGTGACGACCGGCTTCAAAAAAGAGCTGGAGATCCAGGGTGTTGGTTACCGGGCTCAGATGCAGGGCAACACCCTGAAGCTGAACCTGGGCTACAGCCACGATGTTGATTTCACTGCTCCGGAAGGTGTCACCATCACCGCGCCGAAGCAGACCGAGATCGTTGTGGAAGGTATCGACCAGCAGCTGGTGGGCGAAACCGCGGCCAAAATCCGCGAGTGGCGCCGCCCCGAGCCTTACAAAGGCAAAGGCATCCGCTACAAGGGCGAGTTCATCTTCCGCAAGGAAGGCAAGAAGAAGTAA
- the rpsH gene encoding 30S ribosomal protein S8, producing MNDPIGDMLTRIRNAQMRGKSTVSTPASKLRGWVLDVLADEGYIRGYEKTTGENGHPAIEISLKYYEGTPVIRELKRVSKPGRRVYMGVNDIPQVRQGLGVSIVSTPKGVMSDANARSNNVGGEVLCTVF from the coding sequence ATGAATGATCCTATCGGCGATATGCTCACCCGTATCCGCAACGCGCAAATGCGCGGCAAGTCCACCGTTTCCACCCCGGCTTCCAAGCTGCGCGGCTGGGTTCTGGACGTGCTGGCGGACGAAGGCTACATCCGTGGCTATGAAAAGACGACCGGTGAAAACGGTCATCCGGCCATCGAAATCAGCCTGAAATACTACGAAGGCACCCCTGTTATTCGTGAACTGAAGCGGGTCTCGAAGCCCGGCCGTCGCGTATACATGGGCGTCAATGACATCCCACAGGTCCGTCAGGGTCTGGGTGTGTCGATTGTCAGCACTCCGAAAGGTGTGATGTCGGACGCAAACGCTCGCTCCAACAATGTTGGCGGCGAAGTGCTCTGCACCGTCTTCTAG
- the rpsN gene encoding 30S ribosomal protein S14, whose translation MAKKAMIEREKKRERLVAKYAAKRAELKEIANDESKPMEERFKARLKLAKLPRNSSATRLHNRCQLTGRPHAYYRKLKVSRIALRELGSAGQIPGMVKSSW comes from the coding sequence ATGGCTAAAAAAGCAATGATCGAACGCGAAAAGAAGCGCGAACGCCTGGTGGCCAAATATGCCGCGAAGCGTGCCGAGCTGAAAGAAATCGCGAATGACGAGAGCAAGCCGATGGAAGAGCGCTTCAAGGCGCGTCTGAAACTGGCGAAACTGCCGCGCAACAGCTCGGCTACCCGTCTGCACAACCGTTGTCAGCTGACCGGTCGTCCCCACGCTTACTACCGTAAGCTGAAGGTCAGCCGTATCGCGCTGCGCGAGCTGGGTTCTGCTGGTCAGATCCCCGGCATGGTGAAATCGAGCTGGTAA
- the rplE gene encoding 50S ribosomal protein L5 yields MLDNATYTPRLKTQYVETIRAALKEEFGYKNDMQLPKLDKIVLNIGCGAEAVKDSKKAKAAVEDLTAIAGQKAVATKAKKSIAGFRVREDMPLGAKVTLRGDRMYEFLDRLITIALPRVRDFRGVKPAFDGQGNFAMGMKEHIVFPEIDFDKVDEVWGMDIVIATTAKTDAEAKALLKAFNMPFNA; encoded by the coding sequence ATGCTTGATAACGCAACCTACACCCCGCGTCTGAAAACTCAGTACGTTGAAACCATCCGTGCCGCTCTGAAAGAAGAGTTCGGTTACAAGAACGACATGCAGCTGCCCAAGCTGGACAAGATCGTTCTGAACATCGGTTGTGGTGCCGAGGCTGTCAAAGACTCGAAGAAAGCGAAAGCTGCTGTCGAGGATCTGACTGCGATTGCCGGTCAAAAGGCCGTTGCAACCAAGGCGAAGAAGTCGATCGCGGGCTTCCGCGTCCGTGAAGACATGCCGCTGGGCGCGAAAGTGACCCTGCGCGGTGACCGGATGTACGAATTCCTGGATCGTCTGATCACCATCGCGCTGCCGCGCGTTCGTGACTTCCGCGGTGTAAAGCCTGCTTTCGATGGTCAGGGCAACTTTGCCATGGGCATGAAAGAGCACATCGTGTTCCCGGAAATCGATTTCGACAAGGTCGACGAAGTCTGGGGCATGGATATCGTAATTGCCACCACAGCGAAAACCGACGCTGAAGCAAAGGCACTGTTGAAAGCTTTCAACATGCCGTTCAACGCATAA
- the rplX gene encoding 50S ribosomal protein L24: MAAKLRKGDKVVVLAGKDKGKEGTISSVDPKAGKAVVDGINIAIRHTRQSQNSQGGRLPQANPIDLSNLALLDKNGKATRVGFRMEGDKKVRFAKTTGDVIDA, from the coding sequence ATGGCTGCTAAACTCCGCAAAGGCGACAAGGTCGTCGTGCTGGCCGGCAAGGACAAGGGCAAAGAGGGCACCATTTCCTCGGTTGACCCCAAAGCCGGCAAAGCTGTTGTCGATGGCATCAACATCGCCATCCGTCACACCCGCCAGTCGCAGAACTCGCAAGGTGGTCGTCTGCCCCAGGCAAACCCGATCGACCTGTCGAACCTGGCACTGCTGGACAAGAACGGCAAAGCGACCCGCGTCGGCTTCCGCATGGAAGGTGACAAGAAGGTCCGCTTCGCCAAGACCACAGGGGACGTGATCGATGCTTGA
- the rplN gene encoding 50S ribosomal protein L14, with protein sequence MIQMQTNLDVADNSGARRVQCIKVLGGSKRKYASVGDIIVVSVKEAIPRGRVKKGDVRKAVVVRTAKEVRREDGTAIRFDRNAAVILNNNNEPIGTRIFGPVVRELRGKNFMKIISLAPEVL encoded by the coding sequence ATGATCCAGATGCAGACCAATCTGGATGTCGCTGACAACTCCGGCGCTCGCCGAGTTCAGTGCATCAAGGTCCTGGGTGGTTCCAAGCGTAAATACGCCTCCGTCGGCGACATCATTGTCGTCTCGGTGAAGGAAGCCATCCCACGCGGCCGCGTAAAGAAAGGGGACGTCCGCAAGGCCGTCGTCGTACGCACCGCCAAGGAAGTCCGTCGTGAAGACGGCACCGCGATCCGCTTCGATCGCAACGCCGCCGTCATCCTGAACAACAACAACGAGCCGATCGGTACCCGTATCTTTGGCCCCGTTGTTCGCGAACTGCGCGGCAAGAACTTCATGAAAATCATCTCGCTGGCTCCGGAGGTGCTGTAA
- the rpsQ gene encoding 30S ribosomal protein S17, producing the protein MPKRILSGVVTSDANEQTVTVSVERRFKHPLLHKTVRKSKKYRAHDEKNAFKVGDTVRIIECAPKSKTKRWEVLEA; encoded by the coding sequence ATGCCCAAGCGTATCCTGTCCGGAGTAGTAACCAGCGACGCCAACGAGCAGACCGTGACTGTTTCGGTTGAACGCCGTTTCAAGCACCCGCTGCTGCACAAAACCGTTCGTAAGTCCAAGAAATACCGGGCTCATGACGAAAAGAACGCCTTCAAGGTCGGCGACACCGTACGCATCATCGAATGCGCGCCGAAATCGAAGACGAAACGTTGGGAAGTTCTGGAGGCGTAA
- the rpmC gene encoding 50S ribosomal protein L29 yields MNAQELRDKTPDQLREELANLKKESFNLRFQQATGQLENTAGIKAARRNAARVKTILNEKAAAAASEE; encoded by the coding sequence ATGAACGCCCAAGAACTGCGTGACAAGACCCCGGACCAGCTCCGCGAGGAACTGGCCAACCTGAAGAAAGAAAGCTTTAACCTGCGCTTTCAACAGGCAACCGGTCAGCTGGAAAACACTGCTGGTATCAAAGCGGCCCGCCGCAATGCCGCCCGCGTCAAAACCATTCTGAACGAAAAGGCCGCTGCCGCGGCATCGGAGGAGTAA
- a CDS encoding cold-shock protein: protein MANGTVKWFNTTKGFGFIAPETGGKDVFVHISAVERSGLTGLADDQKVTFDIEPGRDGRESAVNVALA from the coding sequence ATGGCCAATGGCACCGTAAAATGGTTCAACACAACTAAAGGTTTTGGCTTCATCGCACCGGAGACCGGTGGCAAAGACGTGTTTGTACACATCTCTGCTGTCGAGCGCTCGGGTCTGACCGGCCTGGCCGACGACCAGAAAGTAACATTCGACATCGAACCCGGCCGTGATGGTCGTGAATCGGCTGTGAACGTCGCTCTGGCGTAA
- a CDS encoding 2OG-Fe(II) oxygenase family protein: MAQIESLFVTRLYRAALSEFGPEIDAEELENSCLVIAEDDEAGQQWCEENGYPGYTSYASLTDLPWRFPIFADVVKVLDQHVAAFARDLEFDLGEGELKLEDLWINILSEGGMHSSHLHPHSVISGTTYVAMPEGASALKLEDPRSGRMMAAPTRLKGGRRDLQPFIYMKPQVGDVLLWESWLRHEVPMNMAEDERISVSFNYKWE; this comes from the coding sequence ATGGCACAGATTGAATCACTCTTTGTTACCCGTCTCTATCGCGCAGCTTTGTCCGAGTTCGGTCCCGAGATCGATGCGGAAGAGTTGGAAAACTCGTGTCTTGTCATCGCCGAAGATGACGAGGCCGGGCAGCAATGGTGTGAGGAAAACGGCTATCCCGGCTATACCAGCTATGCCTCGCTAACCGATCTGCCTTGGCGGTTCCCTATCTTTGCCGATGTGGTGAAGGTACTGGATCAGCACGTTGCCGCTTTTGCCAGGGATCTGGAGTTCGATCTGGGCGAAGGCGAGTTGAAGCTAGAAGACCTTTGGATCAACATCCTGTCCGAGGGTGGCATGCATTCCAGCCACCTGCACCCGCACAGCGTGATATCGGGCACGACCTATGTGGCGATGCCCGAAGGGGCCAGTGCACTGAAACTGGAAGACCCCCGCTCAGGCCGCATGATGGCCGCGCCAACGCGTCTGAAAGGTGGGCGGCGCGATTTGCAGCCGTTCATCTATATGAAGCCGCAGGTGGGCGACGTCCTGCTGTGGGAAAGCTGGTTGCGCCACGAGGTGCCGATGAACATGGCCGAGGACGAGCGGATCAGTGTCAGCTTCAACTACAAGTGGGAGTGA
- the rplP gene encoding 50S ribosomal protein L16 — MLQPKRTKFRKMHKGRIKGEAKGGSDLNFGTYGLKALQPERVTARQIEAARRAMTRHMKRQGRVWIRIFPDTPVTAKPIEVRMGKGKGSVDRWVCKVKPGRVMFEIDGVNDDIAREALRLAAMKLPIKTRVVVREDW; from the coding sequence ATGCTTCAACCAAAGCGTACTAAATTCCGCAAGATGCACAAAGGCCGGATCAAGGGCGAAGCCAAGGGCGGCTCTGATCTGAACTTTGGCACCTACGGTCTGAAAGCCCTGCAACCCGAGCGCGTCACCGCACGTCAGATCGAAGCTGCACGTCGTGCCATGACCCGTCACATGAAACGTCAGGGTCGTGTCTGGATCCGTATCTTCCCCGACACTCCGGTCACTGCAAAGCCGATCGAAGTTCGTATGGGTAAAGGTAAGGGTTCGGTGGACCGCTGGGTTTGCAAGGTCAAGCCCGGTCGCGTGATGTTCGAGATCGACGGCGTCAATGACGACATCGCCCGTGAGGCCCTGCGCCTGGCCGCGATGAAGCTGCCGATCAAGACCCGCGTCGTAGTTCGCGAAGACTGGTAA
- the rpsC gene encoding 30S ribosomal protein S3 — protein MGHKVNPIGMRLQVNRTWDSRWYADTKDYGDLLLEDIKIREFIQKECKQAGVARVIIERPHKKCRVTIHTARPGVIIGKKGADIEVLRKKLAGMTDSELHLNIVEVRKPELDAQLVAESIAQQLERRVSFRRAMKRSVQNAMRMGALGIRVNVAGRLGGAEIARTEWYREGRVPLHTLRADIDYAHAEAMTPYGIIGIKVWIFKGEIMEHDPQARDRKAQELQDGPAPRGAGGGRR, from the coding sequence ATGGGACATAAAGTCAATCCGATCGGCATGCGCCTTCAGGTCAACCGCACCTGGGACAGCCGCTGGTACGCTGACACCAAGGATTACGGTGATCTTCTGCTGGAAGACATCAAGATCCGTGAGTTCATTCAGAAAGAGTGCAAGCAGGCCGGTGTTGCACGTGTGATCATCGAACGTCCGCACAAGAAGTGCCGCGTCACGATCCACACCGCACGTCCGGGTGTCATCATCGGCAAGAAAGGTGCAGACATCGAAGTTCTGCGCAAAAAGCTTGCTGGTATGACCGACAGCGAACTGCACCTGAACATCGTCGAAGTGCGCAAGCCCGAGCTTGACGCGCAGCTGGTTGCCGAGTCGATCGCTCAGCAGCTGGAACGTCGTGTTTCGTTCCGTCGCGCAATGAAGCGCTCGGTTCAGAACGCCATGCGTATGGGCGCCCTGGGTATCAGGGTGAACGTCGCTGGCCGTCTGGGCGGTGCTGAAATCGCACGGACCGAGTGGTACCGCGAAGGCCGCGTGCCTCTGCACACCCTGCGTGCCGACATCGATTACGCACATGCCGAAGCGATGACCCCCTACGGGATCATCGGGATCAAGGTCTGGATCTTCAAAGGTGAGATCATGGAGCACGATCCGCAGGCACGTGACCGTAAAGCACAGGAACTCCAGGACGGCCCTGCACCTCGTGGTGCTGGTGGCGGTCGTCGCTAA